Proteins found in one Strix aluco isolate bStrAlu1 chromosome 29, bStrAlu1.hap1, whole genome shotgun sequence genomic segment:
- the LOC141916493 gene encoding kelch-like protein 23 → MSKGCIRAELKLTAWQSASMEPAQEPEELGSQTEMITDTVLEVGERLFQVSRRVLSVHSRYFEAMFFGGARESSEYHIVIRGIDAVPFQALLEFTRTAQVLIGQENVISLLETADFFQFDRVKLLCEKFLERELHVSNCLGLMTYSQQFAFIELHVSAMNVALTHWGDVMCQEEFKALPKEMLMQLLKSNDLFVSREDVVFDSIMRWIMEDPATREEDFLDLVGEVRVTFLSLSFLDILVKRSKRLGETDTFSRLIKKLDSCPPPSWQNMELCPYAGRSYDTLYVLGGKHEKEQQELFLFQPKTGTWQACSPLQRRNLTQYAVAAVGSFLFVTGGYFRDEFVWYSVDWVLIYNCLDNSWLEGPAMKKSRNSHCAVGAGLYLYVLGGSTDEGIIPAVERMALVESEWESMSPMAQPVERGDAASVGTRIYVVCGLDENGHVYDGVQRLNTETDSWDVISFSPLPRYDLCITPLNGALYTIGGGAFRFDVETDEWTQVDEECLTRKFFMGCSTVNGRIYLLGQRKGNSALPVVVLFDPYVDMCEVIDNKLPCPLPIHGCVSVRRFDTWA, encoded by the exons ATGAGTAAAGGCTGCATAAGGGCTGAGTTAAAATTAACTGCCTGGCAGTCAGCAAGCATGGAGCCTGCACAAGAACCAGAGGAGCTGGGATCTCAGACAGAAATGATCACAGACACAGTTCTTGAGGTTGGAGAGAGACTCTTTCAGGTCAGCCGTAGGGTACTTTCAGTACACAGTCGTTATTTTGAAGCcatgttttttgggggggcaAGAGAGAGCTCTGAATACCACATAGTGATCCGAGGGATAGATGCGGTGCCTTTTCAGGCACTACTTGAGTTCACTCGCACAGCCCAGGTGCTTATAGGTCAAGAAAATGTGATCAGCTTACTGGAAACAGCTGATTTTTTCCAGTTTGACAGGGTGAAACTGTTGTGTGAGAAATTTCTGGAGAGGGAGCTGCATGTTTCCAACTGCCTGGGCTTGATGACCTACTCGCAGCAATTTGCCTTTATAGAGCTGCATGTGTCTGCTATGAACGTGGCTCTCACTCACTGGGGGGATGTGATGTGCCAGGAAGAATTTAAGGCCCTACCCAAAGAAATGCTGATGCAGCTCCTAAAAAGCAATGACCTCTTCGTTTCACGAGAAGATGTGGTTTTTGACAGTATTATGAGGTGGATAATGGAGGACCCAGCAACGAGAGAGGAAGACTTTCTGGATTTGGTGGGCGAAGTCAGGGTCACTTTTCTGAGTTTGTCCTTCCTCGATATCTTGGTGAAACGCAGCAAGCGCCTTGGAGagacagataccttttccagaCTAATAAAGAAGTTAGACAGCTGTCCTCCACCCAGCTGGCAAAATATGGAACTGTGTCCTTATGCTGGTCGGAGCTATGACACCTTATATGTCCTGGGCGGAAAGCATGAAAAGGAACAGCAagaattatttctctttcaaccGAAAACAGGGACTTGGCAGGCTTGTTCTCCACTGCAGCGCAGGAACCTCACCCAGTATGCAGTGGCAGCAGTAG GGAGCTTCCTTTTTGTGACAGGAGGATATTTCCGGGATGAGTTTGTGTGGTATAGTGTGGATTGGGTGCTCATCTACAACTGCTTGGACAACAGCTGGCTGGAAGGGCCTGCCATGAAGAAGTCCCGCAATAGCCATTGTGCGGTAGGAGCAGGGCTCTACCTGTACGTCCTTGGAGGGAGCACAGATGAAGGGATAATCCCAGCGGTGGAGCGCATGGCTTTGGTGGAGTCAGAGTGGGAAAGCATGAGTCCTATggctcagcctgtggagagaggagatGCAGCCAGCGTGGGAACCAGGATCTATGTGGTCTGTGGCCTGGATGAAAATGGACACGTATACGATGGAGTGCAAAGGCTGAACACAGAGACAGACAGCTGGGATGTCATCTCATTCTCCCCACTTCCAAG GTATGACCTCTGCATCACACCACTGAACGGTGCTCTGTACACCATAGGAGGGGGAGCTTTTCGGTTTGATGTGGAGACGGATGAATGGACCCAGGTGGATGAGGAATGCTTGACTCGGAAGTTCTTCATGGGATGCAGCACTGTGAATGGACGAATTTATCTCCTTGGACAGAGGAAGGGGAACAGTGCCCTCCCTGTTGTAGTCCTCTTTGATCCCTACGTTGATATGTGTGAGGTCATAGATAACAAACTCCCTTGCCCCCTTCCTATTCATGGGTGTGTCTCTGTGCGAAGATTTGATACGTGGGCATGA
- the LSM7 gene encoding U6 snRNA-associated Sm-like protein LSm7: protein MASVGGGGASKMADKEKKKKESILDLSKYIDKTIRVKFQGGREASGVLKGFDPLLNLVLDGTIEYMRDPDDQYKLTEDTRQLGLVVCRGTSVVLICPQDGMEAIPNPFIQQQDG, encoded by the exons ATGGCGAGCGTCGGCGGAGGGGGCGCGAGCAAGATGGCG GataaggagaagaagaagaaggagagtATTTTGGATCTCTCCAAATACATCGATAAAACGATCCGAGTGAAGTTCCAAGGTGGGAGAGAAG CAAGTGGTGTCCTGAAGGGATTTGACCCTCTTCTGAACCTTGTGCTTGATGGTACCATTGAATATATGCGAG ATCCAGATGATCAATACAAATTAACAGAAGACACACGTCAGCTGGGACTTGTGGTCTGCAGAGGGACTTCAGTGGTTCTTATTTGTCCACAGGATGGAATGGAAGCGATTCCAAACCCTTTCATTCAGCAGCAAGATGGCTAA